A region of Moorena producens PAL-8-15-08-1 DNA encodes the following proteins:
- a CDS encoding glutamine amidotransferase, which translates to MTKNAIGRRPRYANAITHVTFEDLGSLHQVLDRQGYHVTYNKAVDLVDLDKIDFLYPDLVIILGGPIGAYDERDYPFLTKELHILEQRLAANLPTIGICLGAQLMARALGARVYPGGVKEIGWAPIELSDAGQKSPLNYLAKEHTAVLHWHGDTFDLPDGATHLASSSKYNNQAFSWGECSLALQFHPEVTAAGLEHWFVGHASEISSTPDLSVAKLRRDTAMFAQKLESQATLFWETWLKELQL; encoded by the coding sequence ATGACTAAAAATGCGATTGGCCGTAGGCCACGCTACGCGAACGCGATCACACACGTTACGTTTGAAGATCTAGGCAGTTTACATCAGGTTCTGGATCGACAGGGTTATCATGTCACCTACAATAAGGCTGTTGATCTAGTTGATCTAGATAAGATAGATTTTCTCTATCCAGATTTGGTAATAATTTTAGGCGGACCGATTGGAGCCTACGACGAACGGGATTATCCTTTTTTAACAAAAGAACTTCACATCTTGGAGCAGCGTTTAGCAGCTAATTTACCCACCATAGGTATATGCTTGGGGGCTCAACTGATGGCAAGGGCACTGGGGGCAAGGGTATATCCTGGTGGTGTAAAAGAAATTGGCTGGGCACCCATAGAGCTGAGCGATGCAGGTCAAAAGTCACCTTTGAACTATTTAGCTAAAGAACATACTGCCGTCCTACACTGGCATGGCGATACTTTTGACCTTCCTGATGGTGCTACTCATCTAGCCTCTAGTTCAAAGTACAACAACCAAGCCTTTAGCTGGGGTGAATGTAGTTTGGCTTTACAGTTTCACCCAGAAGTAACTGCTGCAGGACTAGAGCATTGGTTTGTTGGTCACGCCTCCGAAATTAGTTCAACTCCCGATCTTAGTGTTGCCAAATTGCGCAGAGATACAGCTATGTTTGCCCAAAAATTAGAGTCTCAAGCTACGTTATTTTGGGAAACATGGCTCAAAGAACTACAACTATAG
- a CDS encoding HEAT repeat domain-containing protein, translated as MVTWDPYLASIRNTYAQRWQVYTLSDVEDRKRKQQQPTPMLFNFDLMVETIKSKQPQRDGNREETERLPVLEGLRKYADDHVLLVGRPGSGKSTALVRLLGDEGIQGKIPVLVELRYYQTSVLELVRNFLKRHGVLLDSTDIERLLFEGQFLLLIDGVNELPSDDARQDLTQFRQDYQKHTPMIFTTRHLGVGGDLGIQKKLEMQPLSAAQMSEFVRKYLPQQGEQMLKQLGDRLREFGQTPLVLWMLCSLFQAQGEIPSNLGLVFRLTESYSKQIKQDVKVSDNNSRKFWPELLQQLGFVMTTGDNPDKPEEISVAITKTKAEEILTNYLLKKAVVNPNVCAKNWLEDLLNHHLIQPSGELIEFRHQLLQEYYTAEYLLNQLPRLNDQELQQNYLNYLKWTEPLVLMLQLLDNKKQAKRVVRLGLAVDWQLGASLAGAVKPEFQEQTVGLVAQLEIPKLLKVELLGITGSDRAIPELINKYLDHDEYSVRSLAASALGEIGTEATIDPLIKLLDDENSWVGSRAADALGEIGTEVAIYPLIKLLDDENSWVRRSAAKALGKIGTEATIDPLIKCLDNEDYSLRIIAAKSLGKIGTEVVIEPLIKYLNDYNSSVRGSAAYALGKIGIEVVIERLIIWLRADKSSVDRSAAYALGKIGIEVVIEPLIKCLDDQDQDVRSKAAEALSEIDTKVGINQLISWLDNSNSYVRIMAAYALKKTGTEVAINPLIKCLNEPDKNMSFIAAEALGEIGTEVAIDPLIKYLDDDYSYVRASAAYVLGKIGTEVAIDPLIKCLGDEDKDVRYNAAEALGKFGTEATIDSLIKCLDDEDKDVRYNAAEALGKIGTEVAIDPLIKFLDDEESSVRGSVAYALGEIGTEATIDPLITCLDDDDYYVRSKVAKVLGEMGTEVAIDPLIKCLDDNQSSVRYMAAKALGKIGKEATIDPLIKCLDDDQSSVRYHAAEALGKIGTETTITKLINRLNKEEFATSIDKYAVEETIKAIKAIQERYQFYNPTYRPKLIPKPDRPKPITTQTIYILHLSDLHITTPDQAQNWSNQLAQDLKQDLEIPKLDALILSGDIANYSTEQEYQAAQQFLDNFRKDFPLDPKQIVLVPGNHDLNWELAEDAYDFWYRKKYQGKLTEGHYIEESQRVILVRDETKYQQRFAHFSQFYQAIKTEPYPLDYDQQAIIDHFPEQNLLILGLNSAWQLDHHFKDRASIHSGALTNALTEIRRNSDYDNCLKIAVWHHPLNSSGSDRIIDQGFIEQLAVAGFRFFLHGHIHKAETSLFRYDLSPGGRKLDGICAGTFGAPTKELVPGYPWQYNLLTFEANQLTVRTRRREEANGAWKPDSRWTQGAGEGAKDHYSIEL; from the coding sequence CTTTGACCTAATGGTCGAAACCATCAAGTCGAAGCAGCCACAAAGAGACGGAAATCGGGAAGAAACTGAACGCTTGCCTGTCCTAGAAGGATTGCGCAAGTATGCTGATGACCATGTCTTACTGGTGGGACGTCCCGGTTCCGGCAAATCCACTGCTTTAGTGCGATTGTTAGGGGATGAAGGGATACAAGGGAAAATTCCGGTGCTGGTGGAACTGCGATATTACCAGACATCAGTGCTGGAGTTAGTGCGGAATTTTCTCAAGCGCCATGGTGTACTGCTCGACTCTACCGATATCGAAAGACTATTGTTTGAGGGACAATTCTTGCTACTTATCGATGGCGTCAACGAGTTACCTTCAGATGACGCACGCCAGGATTTGACTCAGTTTCGGCAGGATTACCAGAAGCATACTCCCATGATTTTCACCACTAGGCATTTAGGAGTGGGTGGTGACTTGGGGATTCAGAAGAAGTTGGAAATGCAACCCTTGAGTGCAGCCCAAATGTCGGAGTTTGTCCGAAAGTATTTGCCTCAACAGGGAGAGCAGATGCTTAAACAGTTGGGCGATCGCTTACGGGAGTTTGGGCAAACTCCTCTAGTATTGTGGATGCTATGTTCCCTGTTTCAGGCTCAGGGAGAGATACCGTCAAATCTGGGTTTAGTGTTTCGCTTAACCGAGTCTTATTCTAAGCAAATCAAGCAGGATGTTAAGGTTTCCGATAATAACTCAAGAAAATTTTGGCCTGAGCTGCTGCAACAGTTAGGGTTTGTGATGACAACAGGGGATAACCCTGATAAACCCGAGGAAATAAGCGTTGCTATTACCAAGACCAAAGCCGAGGAAATTTTAACTAATTATCTACTTAAGAAAGCTGTTGTCAATCCTAATGTTTGCGCCAAGAATTGGCTTGAGGACTTACTAAACCATCACTTGATTCAACCATCAGGAGAGTTGATTGAGTTTCGACACCAACTGCTCCAAGAATACTATACAGCAGAATATTTATTGAATCAATTACCACGTCTTAATGATCAGGAGTTACAACAGAACTATCTCAATTATTTGAAATGGACAGAACCTCTGGTGCTGATGCTGCAATTGCTAGACAATAAAAAGCAAGCAAAGCGGGTGGTAAGGTTAGGGTTAGCAGTGGATTGGCAACTGGGAGCCAGCTTAGCAGGAGCAGTAAAACCGGAGTTTCAGGAGCAGACTGTTGGGTTGGTAGCTCAGTTAGAGATTCCGAAGTTACTTAAGGTTGAGCTGTTGGGAATAACTGGATCAGACAGAGCCATACCTGAGCTAATAAATAAATACCTGGATCATGACGAGTATTCTGTGCGTAGTCTTGCGGCATCTGCTCTGGGAGAAATCGGGACAGAAGCCACCATCGACCCCTTAATTAAATTGCTGGATGATGAAAACTCTTGGGTGGGTAGTCGTGCGGCAGATGCTCTGGGAGAAATCGGGACAGAAGTGGCGATTTACCCGTTAATTAAATTGCTGGATGATGAAAACTCTTGGGTGCGTAGGAGTGCGGCAAAAGCTCTGGGAAAAATCGGGACAGAAGCTACGATTGACCCGTTAATTAAATGTCTGGATAATGAGGACTATTCTCTGCGTATAATAGCGGCAAAATCTCTTGGTAAAATTGGGACAGAAGTAGTGATTGAACCATTAATTAAATACCTGAATGATTACAACTCATCTGTGCGTGGAAGTGCGGCATATGCTCTAGGAAAAATTGGGATAGAAGTAGTCATTGAACGCTTAATTATATGGCTGAGGGCTGACAAATCATCTGTGGATAGAAGTGCGGCATATGCTCTGGGGAAAATTGGTATAGAAGTAGTCATTGAGCCATTAATAAAATGCCTGGATGATCAAGACCAAGATGTGCGTTCAAAGGCAGCAGAAGCTCTGTCTGAAATTGATACAAAAGTAGGGATTAACCAGTTAATTTCATGGCTGGATAATTCAAACTCATATGTACGTATAATGGCGGCATATGCTCTGAAAAAAACAGGGACAGAAGTGGCGATTAACCCATTAATTAAATGCCTGAATGAACCCGACAAAAATATGAGTTTTATTGCGGCAGAAGCTTTGGGTGAAATTGGGACAGAAGTAGCGATTGATCCTTTAATTAAATACCTGGATGATGACTATTCCTATGTGCGCGCAAGTGCAGCATATGTTCTGGGTAAAATTGGGACAGAAGTAGCGATTGACCCGTTAATTAAATGCCTGGGTGATGAAGACAAAGATGTGCGTTATAATGCGGCAGAAGCTTTGGGTAAATTCGGGACAGAAGCCACTATTGACTCATTAATTAAATGTCTGGATGATGAAGACAAAGATGTGCGTTATAATGCGGCAGAAGCTTTGGGTAAAATTGGGACAGAAGTAGCGATTGACCCATTAATTAAATTTCTGGATGATGAAGAATCATCTGTGCGTGGAAGTGTGGCATATGCTCTGGGTGAAATTGGGACAGAAGCCACCATCGACCCATTAATTACATGCCTGGATGATGACGACTATTATGTGCGTAGTAAGGTAGCCAAAGTTTTGGGTGAAATGGGTACAGAGGTGGCGATTGATCCGTTAATTAAATGCCTGGATGATAACCAATCATCTGTGCGTTATATGGCGGCAAAAGCTCTGGGAAAAATCGGGAAAGAAGCCACGATTGACCCGTTAATTAAATGCCTAGATGATGACCAATCATCTGTGCGTTATCATGCGGCAGAAGCTCTGGGAAAAATCGGTACAGAAACCACTATTACTAAACTGATTAATCGCCTGAACAAAGAAGAATTTGCAACAAGTATTGATAAATATGCTGTTGAGGAAACCATCAAAGCTATTAAAGCTATTCAAGAGCGCTACCAATTCTACAACCCAACCTATCGTCCCAAACTAATTCCCAAACCCGATCGTCCCAAACCAATTACCACTCAAACCATATACATCCTCCACCTCTCCGACCTCCACATCACCACCCCTGACCAAGCTCAGAATTGGTCAAACCAACTCGCCCAAGACCTGAAGCAAGACCTTGAAATCCCTAAGCTTGATGCTCTTATCCTCTCCGGTGATATAGCCAATTATTCCACTGAACAAGAATACCAGGCTGCACAACAGTTTCTCGACAACTTTCGCAAAGACTTCCCCCTAGACCCGAAGCAAATTGTTCTAGTTCCCGGTAACCATGACCTCAATTGGGAACTCGCAGAAGATGCTTATGATTTTTGGTATCGCAAAAAATACCAAGGTAAACTCACAGAGGGTCACTATATCGAAGAAAGTCAACGGGTGATTCTAGTCCGAGACGAAACCAAATACCAACAACGCTTTGCCCACTTCAGTCAATTCTATCAAGCTATCAAAACTGAACCCTATCCCCTCGACTATGACCAGCAAGCCATTATCGACCATTTCCCAGAGCAAAACTTGCTGATCCTAGGACTAAACTCCGCTTGGCAACTGGATCACCACTTCAAAGACCGTGCTAGCATTCACTCAGGTGCTCTGACCAACGCCCTGACCGAGATTCGCCGTAACTCAGACTACGACAACTGCCTGAAAATAGCGGTTTGGCACCATCCCCTGAATAGTAGCGGAAGCGATAGGATTATCGACCAAGGATTCATCGAACAACTTGCTGTTGCTGGATTCCGCTTCTTTCTCCACGGACACATCCACAAAGCCGAAACCAGCCTTTTCCGTTACGACCTCAGTCCAGGTGGGCGCAAACTCGATGGAATTTGTGCTGGCACCTTTGGCGCACCGACCAAAGAACTGGTACCTGGTTATCCCTGGCAATATAATCTACTGACATTTGAAGCTAATCAGCTCACTGTCCGCACTCGCCGCCGGGAAGAAGCTAATGGTGCTTGGAAACCTGATTCACGGTGGACTCAGGGTGCGGGAGAAGGTGCTAAAGATCATTATTCCATTGAGTTGTAG
- a CDS encoding serine/threonine-protein kinase encodes MHPFVAESIHCINPNCPAPYPQPRDNNFCNGCGAKLRLKNRYFPLQLLGSGGFANIYTVWDLRSKTEKVLKVLLDTKPKVLQLFQQEADVLQRLDHPGIPKVEQDSYFVVNLGLEPHPDLHCLVMEKINGSTLEQMLIDHPQGCPEMLVRDWLYQAAEILQVLHSCGVIHRDIKPSNLMLRQTTGELVAIDFGGAKQLSVGSEFSQNDSTRLITPGYSPPEQIAGAAIGPAADFYALSRTMIHLLTGIELKDLQDPVTGEFRWREQAVVSHDLADLLDEMLSVVPQQRPTTTIEIHLRLGMTPSPSYQFTPAPVFSSAPVSSFQGNQVAALGLSSPKLTQSVTGLTHSITSVKDSLLAVVITIALACLDSVWEMFLGAFGGVFCATVGFMVFNWTSIGQKVTNFLSGVLSMILPSVQITMWQEMLLFAAAGLGTAWGLTAGGGFGQQRRFLVAGIMGIFGYSLGWLMWQATVPTVLLVSDVADQGLLIWITAVTVMLLVLGLGLPSHNLIHALVVAAGAGGVFGGLVSSDLLPAGFVVNIFSFSRTGKLDFYHPMAFFAMLAILEGFWLGVSYYLLVPVMRWFGWR; translated from the coding sequence GTGCATCCATTTGTTGCTGAATCAATTCATTGCATTAATCCCAATTGCCCAGCGCCCTACCCTCAGCCAAGGGATAACAACTTTTGCAATGGTTGTGGAGCAAAGTTAAGGCTCAAGAATCGCTACTTTCCTCTCCAGCTCTTGGGTTCAGGAGGATTTGCCAACATATACACCGTTTGGGATTTGCGGTCGAAGACAGAAAAGGTGCTGAAGGTCTTGCTGGATACTAAACCGAAGGTATTGCAACTATTTCAGCAAGAGGCAGATGTTTTGCAACGTCTGGATCATCCAGGCATTCCCAAAGTTGAGCAAGATAGCTATTTTGTCGTCAATCTAGGTCTTGAGCCACACCCAGACCTGCACTGTTTGGTGATGGAAAAAATCAACGGTTCAACCTTGGAGCAAATGCTTATAGATCATCCTCAGGGATGTCCAGAAATGTTAGTGCGGGACTGGCTCTACCAGGCAGCAGAAATTTTACAGGTCTTGCACAGTTGTGGAGTGATTCACCGTGACATCAAACCCTCAAACTTAATGCTGCGGCAAACCACGGGAGAGCTAGTGGCGATTGATTTTGGGGGAGCTAAACAATTGAGTGTGGGTTCTGAGTTTTCTCAGAATGATTCGACTCGGTTGATTACTCCAGGTTACTCTCCACCGGAACAGATAGCTGGTGCAGCAATTGGACCGGCTGCTGATTTCTATGCCCTGAGCCGAACGATGATTCATTTACTGACGGGTATTGAGTTGAAGGATTTACAAGACCCAGTAACTGGTGAATTTCGATGGCGAGAGCAGGCAGTGGTAAGTCATGACTTGGCGGACTTGCTGGATGAAATGCTCAGCGTAGTACCCCAACAACGACCAACAACTACGATTGAGATTCATCTGCGTCTAGGTATGACTCCTAGCCCTAGCTACCAATTTACCCCAGCACCAGTATTTTCCTCAGCACCAGTTTCTTCGTTTCAAGGAAATCAGGTAGCTGCTCTGGGGTTATCTAGCCCTAAATTAACACAATCTGTGACAGGGTTGACTCATTCGATCACATCCGTAAAAGATTCCCTCTTAGCAGTAGTGATCACCATCGCACTAGCTTGTCTCGATAGTGTTTGGGAGATGTTCCTCGGAGCTTTTGGGGGAGTTTTTTGTGCAACGGTTGGGTTTATGGTATTTAATTGGACAAGTATTGGGCAGAAAGTGACAAATTTCCTTTCTGGGGTACTGTCTATGATCTTGCCTTCGGTGCAAATAACAATGTGGCAAGAAATGCTATTGTTTGCGGCTGCTGGCTTAGGTACAGCTTGGGGATTGACGGCTGGAGGAGGCTTTGGTCAGCAGCGACGCTTTTTAGTAGCAGGGATAATGGGTATTTTTGGTTATAGCCTGGGATGGTTGATGTGGCAGGCAACGGTACCTACAGTATTATTGGTTTCTGATGTAGCTGACCAGGGGTTGCTGATCTGGATTACTGCGGTTACAGTAATGCTCCTGGTACTAGGATTAGGGCTACCCAGCCATAATCTGATTCATGCTTTAGTGGTGGCAGCAGGAGCTGGTGGCGTATTTGGGGGTCTAGTGTCATCGGATTTATTGCCAGCAGGATTTGTGGTTAATATCTTTTCTTTTTCTAGAACCGGTAAACTGGATTTCTATCACCCGATGGCTTTTTTTGCTATGTTGGCTATCTTAGAAGGATTTTGGCTAGGGGTGAGTTATTATCTGCTAGTGCCAGTAATGCGTTGGTTCGGCTGGCGTTAA
- a CDS encoding zinc ribbon domain-containing protein: MPRKVGATKKISTQVVPVVGMTKSVELELLQVMKKLGIVRSESYNKLGSISHWGIDWKKAYPEVRSFRTPESLGLPSKLMEWTVSDTAKAITASQAACTEAVIKKVYKRFPGKDKQKIRKELCKQLKTLAFLDSPLLHRLVRKEFHRGHSWVKNQIVYQQGGYKCKRLSRNTYQLELAGLRRGKRNRIVVRSNRKISGQIRLIHNQLLQRFEIHFLVDYGTAGIPADRRSIGVDKGYTEAFYDSDGQAHGKDLGKVATKKSDRICAKNRNRGKLWALHRKLEKMSPCKSARILENNLTRKTENRRYRKNQSELTAIIGAASKSLFKGESLKVFAEDLTQPIRNKRQSKAVSRKLNSWMKGVMRDSLQKWADWTGSVVTEVQPSYTSQIDSVTGTLLGKRSGDSFTRFNGVVLQADHNAAKNILDRGIDKEITRYMNKTEVQAVLLRRTARFLEGMGLSLADAVELGWLDFKHELCSGFQGTPGRDARNVQTDEWQA; encoded by the coding sequence ATGCCAAGAAAAGTAGGAGCAACAAAGAAAATATCGACTCAGGTTGTCCCCGTAGTGGGAATGACTAAGTCGGTTGAGCTTGAGTTGCTGCAGGTAATGAAAAAGCTTGGTATCGTCCGCTCTGAGTCTTACAACAAGCTGGGTAGCATTAGCCATTGGGGGATTGATTGGAAAAAAGCCTACCCAGAAGTTAGGAGTTTTAGGACTCCTGAATCCTTGGGACTGCCCTCTAAGTTGATGGAGTGGACTGTTAGCGATACAGCAAAAGCAATCACAGCGAGCCAGGCGGCTTGTACTGAAGCGGTAATAAAAAAGGTCTACAAAAGGTTTCCTGGAAAGGATAAGCAAAAGATAAGAAAGGAACTTTGCAAACAACTAAAGACCTTAGCCTTCCTAGATAGTCCACTCCTGCACAGGCTTGTTAGAAAGGAATTTCACAGAGGGCATTCTTGGGTTAAAAATCAAATAGTCTATCAACAAGGAGGGTACAAATGTAAAAGACTCTCCCGCAACACTTATCAGCTAGAACTAGCTGGACTGAGGAGAGGAAAGAGAAACAGAATAGTTGTTAGATCTAATCGCAAAATAAGTGGTCAGATTAGATTAATCCACAATCAACTTCTGCAAAGATTTGAAATTCACTTCTTGGTAGATTACGGTACCGCAGGAATCCCTGCTGATCGCCGTTCTATAGGAGTAGACAAAGGGTATACAGAGGCTTTCTATGATTCAGATGGTCAGGCACACGGAAAAGACTTGGGCAAAGTAGCAACTAAAAAATCAGATCGGATATGTGCCAAAAACCGCAACAGAGGAAAGCTTTGGGCGCTTCATAGAAAACTAGAAAAAATGTCCCCTTGCAAGTCTGCCCGAATATTAGAAAACAACCTAACCAGAAAGACAGAAAACCGCCGTTACAGAAAGAATCAGTCAGAGCTAACGGCAATTATAGGAGCAGCCTCTAAGTCTCTTTTTAAGGGAGAATCTTTAAAGGTATTTGCTGAGGACTTAACACAACCAATCCGAAATAAACGCCAGTCTAAGGCCGTGTCCCGCAAACTTAATAGTTGGATGAAGGGAGTAATGCGGGACTCTTTGCAGAAATGGGCTGATTGGACTGGCTCGGTTGTCACAGAAGTTCAACCTAGTTACACGTCGCAAATTGACTCCGTGACTGGAACCCTATTAGGGAAAAGGAGCGGGGACAGTTTCACCAGGTTTAATGGGGTCGTGTTGCAGGCTGACCACAACGCTGCTAAAAACATCCTTGATCGAGGTATAGACAAGGAAATTACCCGGTACATGAATAAAACCGAGGTTCAAGCAGTATTGTTGCGTCGTACCGCGCGTTTTTTGGAAGGTATGGGACTGAGTCTAGCTGATGCGGTTGAGCTTGGATGGCTTGACTTTAAACATGAGCTTTGCTCGGGCTTTCAAGGAACTCCTGGTCGGGATGCCAGGAACGTCCAGACAGATGAGTGGCAAGCTTGA
- a CDS encoding DUF2808 domain-containing protein, with protein sequence MTNTIARWGLTKARIVGSGAFLLGILLPTTLYSLPAKTIEIGNGKTVFNRAPRLVRAATSFTRVRVPSTYQFTLRLPEDAGESLQAVTITQNKTNIDKVKFDPINSGAFVGDSFAGGSSLTLANIGGSESSNSDQVTVVFDPPVAPGETITVSVRAKENPEFSGSYLFGVTAFSTGDNSPGLFLGSRRLFFDEFRD encoded by the coding sequence ATGACTAACACTATAGCACGTTGGGGATTAACTAAGGCTCGTATTGTAGGCTCTGGTGCTTTTTTATTGGGTATATTGCTACCAACTACTCTTTATAGCTTACCTGCTAAGACGATTGAAATCGGTAATGGTAAGACTGTATTTAACCGTGCTCCGCGCTTAGTTAGGGCAGCTACGAGCTTTACTAGAGTAAGGGTTCCATCAACGTACCAATTCACCCTCAGATTACCGGAAGATGCTGGAGAGTCTTTGCAAGCTGTAACGATTACCCAGAATAAAACTAATATCGATAAAGTCAAATTTGATCCGATAAATAGTGGTGCATTTGTGGGCGATTCTTTTGCTGGTGGCTCATCCCTGACTTTGGCTAATATTGGGGGAAGTGAATCGTCTAACTCGGATCAAGTAACGGTTGTGTTTGATCCACCGGTTGCTCCTGGTGAAACCATTACAGTTTCGGTTAGAGCTAAGGAAAATCCTGAGTTTAGTGGTTCTTATTTATTTGGAGTCACCGCTTTTTCCACTGGAGATAATAGCCCTGGTTTATTCCTAGGTAGCCGTAGGTTGTTTTTTGATGAGTTTCGAGACTAA
- a CDS encoding diiron oxygenase, with translation MKVLHTSQFQTTATLSLQERNLNSHESSHCRSLLQTMSNHWPKRAQVKKKEPDQKFDPSLKDFRVDLLPFKKHPRFLEASEEVQNKILSCGWLAYNEKTIAIELKIVVPACSDIVYKNVPGTEDDISQKIAIETLTDEAFHVLLVNNACSITRKQRGLESLRLPEFNLVMKMLQEQDRWSEDWQKIIVKLVTAIVSEVLISDYLKLLAEDSTIQPFNRLTVDMHRRDEMAHSPIFKNLAKLVYSKLTTEQKEFFMEMLPKPVNWFANIELGVWEAMLAQIGFPHTKEVIGDCARDNEVNLMRIDYNGITKLAQELGILDCQRGLDSFALQLSSQK, from the coding sequence ATGAAAGTCTTACACACTAGTCAATTTCAAACTACAGCTACTCTTTCACTACAAGAAAGAAACCTCAATTCTCATGAAAGCTCCCATTGTCGCAGTTTATTACAGACGATGTCTAATCACTGGCCTAAACGAGCACAAGTGAAGAAGAAGGAGCCAGATCAGAAATTCGATCCAAGTTTGAAAGACTTTCGCGTGGATTTGTTGCCATTTAAAAAGCATCCTCGTTTCTTAGAAGCATCAGAGGAAGTCCAGAATAAAATTCTCTCCTGCGGCTGGCTGGCTTACAATGAGAAAACTATCGCCATTGAATTAAAAATAGTTGTCCCTGCCTGTTCCGATATTGTTTATAAAAATGTACCGGGAACAGAGGATGACATCAGTCAGAAGATTGCGATCGAGACACTTACAGATGAAGCTTTCCACGTGTTACTAGTAAACAACGCTTGCTCAATTACCCGGAAGCAAAGGGGTTTAGAGTCGCTGAGGTTGCCGGAGTTCAATCTTGTGATGAAGATGCTTCAGGAGCAAGACCGCTGGTCGGAAGATTGGCAAAAAATTATCGTTAAGTTGGTAACGGCGATCGTCTCCGAAGTTTTAATAAGTGACTATCTTAAGCTTTTAGCAGAGGATAGCACAATCCAGCCATTCAACAGATTGACAGTTGATATGCATCGCCGCGATGAGATGGCTCATAGCCCTATCTTTAAGAATTTGGCTAAGTTGGTTTACAGCAAGCTGACTACAGAACAAAAGGAATTCTTCATGGAGATGCTGCCCAAGCCAGTTAACTGGTTTGCGAATATCGAGCTTGGTGTATGGGAAGCAATGTTGGCTCAGATCGGCTTTCCACATACTAAAGAGGTGATTGGTGATTGCGCAAGAGACAACGAGGTTAACCTGATGCGCATTGATTATAACGGGATTACTAAGCTGGCCCAAGAGTTAGGCATTTTAGACTGTCAGCGTGGACTCGATAGCTTCGCCCTGCAATTAAGTAGCCAAAAATAG
- a CDS encoding RNA-guided endonuclease InsQ/TnpB family protein, protein MSEKAYQYRFYPTPEQETLLRRTLGCVRLVYNKALDARTKGWYERQERISYKETSSMLTRWKKQDDLFFLNEVSCVPLQQGLRHLQTAFTNFFAGRTKYPNFKKKRNGGSAEFTKSAFKWKDGQIYLAKCQEPLPIRWSRQLPVNCEPTTVTISLDPSNRWHISVRFHDHRDLSLSPTDQQVGFDLGITSLITTSDGDKIANPKHFKKLKKKLAKYQKALSRKQKGSNNRDKARLKVARIHAKIKDARRDFTHKLTTQLVRENQLIAFEDLAVKNMVKNHKLAQVISDANWGEIIRQVKYKSEWYNRKAVSIDRWFPSSKLCSVCLNRVESLPLSIREWNCPSCNTHHDRDINASINILAAGLAVSVCGATVRPVRVASPTAKQSKSRKAGVKNSPKGRRKQKPKS, encoded by the coding sequence ATGAGTGAAAAAGCTTACCAATACCGCTTTTATCCGACACCTGAACAGGAGACTCTGTTGAGGAGAACTCTAGGCTGTGTAAGACTTGTTTACAACAAAGCCCTAGATGCTAGAACCAAAGGGTGGTACGAACGTCAGGAAAGAATAAGTTACAAAGAAACTTCTTCAATGTTGACACGTTGGAAGAAACAGGATGACTTATTTTTTCTAAATGAAGTCAGTTGTGTCCCGCTTCAACAGGGATTAAGACATCTTCAAACCGCCTTTACTAATTTTTTTGCAGGTCGAACCAAATATCCCAATTTCAAGAAAAAACGTAACGGTGGTAGCGCAGAATTTACAAAGTCAGCATTTAAGTGGAAGGATGGTCAAATCTATCTGGCAAAATGCCAAGAACCTTTACCTATTCGGTGGAGTCGTCAATTACCTGTAAATTGCGAACCAACAACCGTTACAATCAGCTTGGATCCATCTAATCGTTGGCATATCTCAGTCAGGTTCCATGATCATAGAGACTTAAGTTTGTCCCCAACGGACCAACAGGTTGGTTTCGATCTCGGGATTACTAGCTTAATTACAACCAGTGATGGAGATAAAATTGCCAACCCTAAACATTTTAAAAAGCTGAAGAAAAAACTGGCTAAATACCAAAAGGCTTTGTCGCGAAAACAGAAGGGATCTAATAATCGCGACAAAGCCAGGTTAAAGGTGGCCAGGATACACGCAAAAATCAAAGACGCTAGAAGGGATTTTACTCACAAGCTAACCACTCAACTTGTCAGAGAAAACCAATTGATTGCGTTTGAAGACTTAGCTGTGAAAAATATGGTAAAAAACCATAAACTAGCTCAAGTGATTAGTGACGCTAACTGGGGGGAAATAATCCGTCAGGTTAAATACAAATCAGAATGGTACAACCGAAAAGCCGTCTCCATTGATAGATGGTTTCCCAGTAGTAAGTTGTGTTCTGTGTGCTTGAATCGCGTTGAGTCTTTACCTTTGAGTATTCGGGAATGGAATTGTCCATCCTGTAATACTCACCATGATCGCGATATTAATGCATCAATTAATATTTTGGCGGCAGGGCTTGCCGTGTCAGTCTGTGGAGCGACCGTAAGACCCGTTCGCGTAGCGTCGCCTACGGCGAAACAGAGCAAGTCTCGGAAGGCTGGTGTGAAAAACTCCCCAAAAGGGAGAAGGAAACAGAAACCTAAGTCGTGA